The genomic segment aattattttatctaggATGCGTGACAAAATTATAAACGCGAAACTGTTGTGGGTGTGAAGTAGTGTACTTGTCTTATTTCACATTGATTTCCGCTTTCAAGATAAGGCAATATGTGGAACAAAGTTACGGTCGTTTCAGTTTTGCTCCTttcacaacacaacacaacacaacacaaaaacGGTCGTGGGAGCTTTCGAACATAGCACCATTCACTTCACCGGAAAACAAAACAAGGCCTTCTTCAcccttttacattttttcccaTCTTCATCCGCTCAATGGTTATGGCTACTATGGTGTCTGAACATGCTTTTCCCACAAGAACGGTTCATGAAGTTGCATCTTCTTTCAGCTCTAAATGGCGCTCTTCCCTGGGAAAGAAGAAGCCGAATGTTCACCTGTTTCAATGTTCTCTCAGAATTAGAGCTTGTAATAGTTCCATGGCCAACAACAAGGACATCTACAATCAAGTGGGTCTGTTTCAAAATGCTATCTTTTTTTGTGTGTTAGAACACGTTCTGCTTTTGGTTTAtgcttatgttttttttttgtatgtgcTAAAGTACCTTTGGCGGTTCAATCATTGTGGATGTGGCTCTTGTTACTATTTATGTTTGTGATTGCCCTTTTGCTTGTAGGGGTGAAATGGGATGGTGGAAAGTCGAGGAGTGAGGCTTGAAGAGGTATTCTTGGATACAAGTCTTGAAAAAATATCACCCTTAATTTGAATTTGACGGAGTGCGTTTTCAGTCGGGAACCTTTTTATTTTGGGGTGGTGGTTGGTATGTTGATATAAgatttttatgatgataacaTGATTGTGATTTCCAATAGATGTTTTAACCGATGTCACAGATAGTGGAGTTTCAAGCTTGTTAGGTTCAATACCTTTTTGTGTATCTAATTTCAACAGAACATGCAGATAAGAGCTAAAGAACAGTGCCTGTGTGATAAACGATCCACTCATCTGATTATGGAAAATGTCTCTGGGATACCTCTTACCATGTAACCTATTTAGATAACTGAGTAGTTGGGTTACATGGTATGATAAAAATAGAGAAACTGCAAAAACTTTTTCATTATCTACAAGGGTATAGCTGGTTACCCATGCCTTATGGGCAATGGTTAAGGGGTAATGCTTCGATTTACTTAAATGGAACACTTTGGgatgattttgttttctttttatgtaataaatgtTATCTCTGTCAATTAAGACTTTGTTTGAAGAATGTTTCTCCCTGTAGTTATCATATATACTTCATGCTAGTTAGTTGCATTGCATCTATTATTCTTAATGGATCGTGCATATCTATTTTCACCTTTCTAAATTTGATGCCATGAATGTGACTTTTATCATGTAGAAATATTCGTTTGATTTCTTCTTTGTCGTCAACCCTCAGAGCAAATTTTAAGCTGATTGAAGATTCTTGATAGTTTAATGACTCTTCTGCAAATCTTTTAAGTGAAGTGGATATAACTTAATGATTCACAATAGGATAGTCTGTTATATTAGCTGCAGGTGACTAGTTCTTCTTTCACTTATTATCTTCATCAGTCATAATAACCATTCAAATATGATCAGGTTTGTTTTCTCTAAAAAGGAAAATTGAAGATGCAGTTCTTCGCGCTGAAACATTCACTTCGACAGCCTTAGAAATTGAAGAAGCAACTAAGATTAAACAGGAAGAAATGGTGCGTGATTTTGATATGTGGGATGATCCAGCTAAGTCCAATGACGTCCTTGTCAAGTTGGCTAACAGTGCCAAGGTAGTTGATTCCTTAAAGGACATGAAATACAAGGTGATGGTCTGTTTCCATCAGTTTCATCTGAATTTTCACAGTATTATTTGTCTTCAAttctatataaattttgattggTTTGGTATGAAATAATAATTGTGTAGGCCATTTAACTAATGGTATGTGGGGACTTTGATAcactaacagaaaaataaaatgaaatgcaGCAATTACACTGAAGAAAGAAATGTCCAAAGAACACTTCTATTTAGAACATAATTTTGATTATGATCTTTACTCCGACCACTGTTCTGTAAAGCTCAAAGATTGCCCTGTGTTTGTGCATGGCATCTTTCATTAAACCAGAATTATATTACCTCTAAGCTCTAGCTACTGTAAACTTCTGTTGTATAGTTAATCCTCTTTCTGTCTCAGATCCACCATACTTCTTAAAATGATATACCATATGTATAACTTGGGAAATCACTATTTTGCGAAGGTTGGCCAGAATTTGCTAACAGTTGAAAATTGTGGCTTTCCTGGTCATACGGCTCAAAATACACCTTTGCTAACACcactaaaacaaataaaataggccatactattttattttatttttttcttatttgaaaaaatatgatTCCTTGTTGTTTGTCCTCCAGTTAGAGGAAGCAAAGTTGATCAATCAGTTGGCTGAGATGAATGCTATTGATTATGGGCTTTATAAACAAGCCTATGAAGCATCATTGGGTGTTAGTGATATTCTAGATCAGTATGAGATTTCTAAGCTTCTTAAGGGTCCATTTGATATGGCCGGAGCATGCTTGGTTATAAAAGCTTCACTTGATGACATCCATCCAAAGGTTTGATATGTAATGTTTGAACTTCAATatgattatgttttttaaaCTATAACTTATGAATCTGGTTATTGTATGCTATTATATTAGTAAAACTTAATCCTGTTTATGATGCATTCTAAAATTGATTCTTCAGTCCAGCAgttgttttgaaatataatatagttTGAAAGCATAAGGATGTTAAATATCATCTTTCGTTTACCTCTTGCAAAGAAGTAGAATTTTGAACTTGCCATTGTGTAGCTGTATCAGTCATAAGTTCCTACTTATTTCTATGGAAATGAAATTTCATCTGTAAATCTGGTTCTttcactttaaaattttaaagtttctAGTTTCAAAGTTTTAGTATTGCTTCATTCTTGGAGCAGTAATGAGTACAAATAAGTTTCATTTAATTAGACTTATGGTTATTTGGCAAAACCTCACTCATGTGAAGAAATAACCAATTTTTTCAGTGTTGTACATATAATAAACACATATTTCATCTACACTTTGTAAAACAGTTTCTGATCGTTTGCTTTAtgttctagtttttttttcttcttaaactatttatgtaaattatttCTGTTGTCCTTGGCCTACTTTTTGTGTAAATCAAGCTCTGGGCAGAACAGCTCCTAAGTATGTATCTTGGATGGGCTAAAAGACAAGGTTATGAAGGAAGGATTGTTGACAAGTGTCTGTTCAAGAATGGAGGAATTAATTCTGCAACTATAGAGTTTGAGTTTGAGCGTGCATATGGTTATCTTTCAGGGGAAAAAGGAGCTCACAACTTGATAAGAGGTTCTTCAAATGAGTCTTCTCCGCTCGAGGTGTGAACATTTCCGTTCTTCCTATGTAATTGCAAactgattttcctttcttgtataCTTTGTTTATTGCATATTGAATTACATTATAGAAAAACTctttttgagaagaaaattcTTCTAATTCCTGTTACAGAGTATTAATCTCTACTCCACTTCATAATGATTCTAATTCTATGAATACTTTACATAGACATCACCATTAGGTTTATTGCGCATGCATGAACAGTATAGGAAAAACtatcaatataaatttttaacataatacaTCGAAATAATCATAATTATCCATGCGTAGTAGAAGATATTATATTATGCTATATCTATACATTATAACTGTAATATATTGTGGAAACAGCATTTCAAAAGGCTTGTAAAAATTCATGTTGGATTCTGGATTTGATGAAATATCAAGGAAAGTATACCAAAGTTGTGATCACTGTGACCTTTCTTGAGTTTCTATGATGAGGATTGACCGATGATTACTATAGTGAACTGGGCTATATTAGAACAATCATAGAAtgaacttatatatatattatgaaataattattagaatttGATGAAGTAACTATTTTtgctaattaaaaaatttgcaGGCTTGCTCAGCAACTGTAGATGTTATTCCCATGTTCTTTGAGAATAATGCTTGTGATCTTGAAATTAATTCTGAAGATTTGATTATCTCATCTCCGTCTATTCAAGGAGAAAACAAGAGACAAACAGATCTTTCAGTTTGCATTCAGCATTTACCTACTGGCATAAGTGTCCAATCCTCTGGTATGCATATGTTTGTGTTTCAGATGTTTGCTTCGCAGTTTTAGTTCCTTTTCTtctatcattatatatattcaaGTATGTTCCAGAATATGATAATGAAATTGCAATATGTCCTATAGGTTGTGctattttttctcctttttttggCTTTTGACGATATGTTAGTCTACTGAAGATTTCTACATAAACAAACATACTCCTTTGACCTGTTTTTTTTGTTGGGTCTTTCCTTTATCTTACTAGGATTAACACCTGATCAAATTAGGTTACACGCCAACATTCATGATTAAAAGTTGGGAACTGATAGAGCCATATGGTCTCATATTTAACTATGCATATAATATGCAGAGAATTGCTTGCTACACTAATATTTTTTAGGAGAAATTGTTAGCATAAAACTCACCCTACTACAATGTGGTTTCTTGCTCTCTTTGCTATGTTAAAgagaaacaaatattaaaatcagtTTATACTTAATTCAATCCTACAAAATcagcttgtaagatgaggtttgcacccacttatatactataaacaCGATAAGTTCAACAAGCAACAAATTTCTTTAGAATAGGCTTGAACCCATGATTCTAGTACCATGtaaagaagtgaattttaagcaTAGTTATCATAGGTACTTTAATTGCTAGAGAAGTTCTTCATTTTGGCCTTACTTGGTTAGTTACCATTACCAGACCATAACTCATGAAGGATGGATAAGGATTCTCTTTTGGAAAAAGCTGTCGATAGCTgaaaattgaaagagaaaacTAATATACCTTTCTCATATTAAACTAGTATTGTGAAAGATTGGTAAAGTCTACGAACCAGTATCTTGTGTGCCACATAGTTCATATTATTATGACATCTGGTCACTTCACATCTATATGTCTCAATCTGATTTGGAAGTCTCaggattttctttccttttgctTTTTTCTGCCTTGTTTGTTGTGCTAAACGGTTCCTATCAAACAATGTGTAAATTATAAGTTCTAACTgatgttgtttttgtattttttttcaatgattttAAACTTGTCCTGGTCTTGATTACTCGGTTATAAAAGAGGTCAtagtttacaaaatttattacgCTTCATGTGGACATGGTAATTGTGGATTTTAGATATATGAAATAGAAGTGAAAGAAAAGAAGCATAACAGACGCTTTGCTGCATCTTAAGCATAATTTAACAGAATTCATAATGACTTTAATGTAgatagaaattaattttgttcactCATTATTTGCTTTTTGACCACATTCCAATACTGGTAGAACTAAATTACTACCAAATCAGTTTCCCTTActttcaaattgaaaaatttgATAAGCATGTAAATGGAGATTTTACTTGATTACATTTTGTGGTTTCTTTGTGGAGGTGAGAGAAGTCACTTTGCAAATAAGATGAAAGCACTAAACAGACTTAAAGCCAAACTTCTAGTGGTAGCAAGGGAACAAGAAGTTGCAAGCATAAAAAGTATACAGAAGGACAACATTGTGAGTCCATGGCAAGAAGAAACTAGGAGGTACGTTTTTCATCCGTACAAGTTAGTACATGATGTAAAGACAGGCATTGAGATGCCAGACCTGAACTATGTTCTTGAGGGGAATATTGGAACCCTTATTGCAGCTCATATTAATAGCAGAGCCATGTCATAAGGTCTGAATCCATATTTCATACACCACACCAGGTGATCAATTTTGCTATTGCAATTGTTGTGTAAATGTTCACTTTTTCAGTCCTGCAAAATTATCAGGATTTACTTCAATCCCTTGATTTCATGAGGCAAAAATGTATCAGTTCATCCATTTTGGTCTATATTGACAGATTTGTTAATGAGTTGAATGTAAATTGCATTATATtctaaacattttataatttggtTTTCTGGCATCCTAAATATATGtgatttgaattaatttttaggAGGTTTATTGGTTATGTTTCAAAGTAAACATTATCACCTTTGGTTGTTAGAATGGAAGCCTACCATGATGTTTGTTAGCTATGAGAAGTTGTTGAAGGTGTGGACAAAGTTTTAAGTCTATCATATCCAATGGCTGtttagattaaaagaaaaacatttgaaaattcaCTATAAAGGTAAAATGATCTGAAGAAAAAGTGAATTTTTGATGTCAAAGTATCGTTCTCCTCAATCAAAACCCACAAAGAGAGGAAGCAGATAAAGGCAAAGCAACTACAACCCTATTTGCTACAGTATCATCCACTATGTTGATAAGTATAATGACACATAAAACAGCTCATGAAATTTGAGAGTTTTTGAAGCAAAAGTACAATGGAAATGAAAAAGGTGAAAGGTGTGCAAGCATAGAACTTAATATGGGAAAATGATATTCGAAGAACGAAGAAATTTGAAACAATTAATTAAGGAATATTCATTCAAACAATTTCGTTTTGATAAACTGGATTATTGAATATTGAATATGCACTAcaatttacaaataataaagttaGAAGACCAAAAATAATCACtggtaatattaattttttttaacaaaaatggCGGGTTGAAAATTGTCTGAATAAAATAAAGAGgcttaaaaagaataaaaaaatgcataatatgaataaaataacaaaaaaaaagacagcataaaatgaataataaaaaatagcatGAAAAAATTTCAGAACGCTAGAAGGAGGGCTTGAACCTCCGACCTTGTGGTTAACAGCCACACGCTCTAACCAACTGAGCTATTCCAGCTTTTTGACAGAATGCGAAACTTAGtagaaattatataatattcttaTCTCATTGAACTTTACCCCTTTAAACtctgtttaatttaaaaatatagttttattcattaaacttttaatttaagaaattaattt from the Vigna angularis cultivar LongXiaoDou No.4 chromosome 3, ASM1680809v1, whole genome shotgun sequence genome contains:
- the LOC108326659 gene encoding peptide chain release factor PrfB3, chloroplastic, which codes for MVMATMVSEHAFPTRTVHEVASSFSSKWRSSLGKKKPNVHLFQCSLRIRACNSSMANNKDIYNQVGLFSLKRKIEDAVLRAETFTSTALEIEEATKIKQEEMVRDFDMWDDPAKSNDVLVKLANSAKVVDSLKDMKYKLEEAKLINQLAEMNAIDYGLYKQAYEASLGVSDILDQYEISKLLKGPFDMAGACLVIKASLDDIHPKLWAEQLLSMYLGWAKRQGYEGRIVDKCLFKNGGINSATIEFEFERAYGYLSGEKGAHNLIRGSSNESSPLEACSATVDVIPMFFENNACDLEINSEDLIISSPSIQGENKRQTDLSVCIQHLPTGISVQSSGERSHFANKMKALNRLKAKLLVVAREQEVASIKSIQKDNIVSPWQEETRRYVFHPYKLVHDVKTGIEMPDLNYVLEGNIGTLIAAHINSRAMS